In Chitinophagaceae bacterium, the genomic stretch CTTATATACATAATCAGTTCCTTCCCCTAAATTGGCATAAGCTATCGTGATGGAAATAACTCTTTTTATATTATCAAATTCGGTTTTTTCTTTGAGATATTCTTTTATAGCGACTGCTGCACCAAAAATAATCCTGTGAAAGTAGTATACTTCGTATGTATATTGTACTTCTACAATATAAATATCTCCTTTTTCATTCCGCACCTGTATATCTGTTCTTGTATATTTGTCTTGAGAGTATTCTTTATTAGATTCGGTCTCCATAATTGCATCTATGGTGATGTCTTCTTGCAAAATAGTAGAAAACAAACCTTCTAAAATCTCAAAACTTGATTTTTGACGTAAAATAGATTTCATTGCCCAGTCAAAAGAAATGAGGGCACGTGGTTTTTCTTTTTTCATACTGAGTAAAATTATATTTTGTTATTGTAAGTGTTCATGTTGTGGAACAAATGCTTAGACACTTGCTTTATTTGAAAATTGTATACTCACGGTAATTTCTAAAAATAGCTATCGTCATAACTCTTATAATAGTATAAAAAGGAATGGCAAATATCATACCCTCTATCCCTGCTATTTCTCCCCCACATATAATAGCAACAAATATCTCTAAAGGGTGTGCTTTGACACTTTTAGAAAATATAATTGGCTGAAAAAGAATATTATCTAATCCATAGACAATACTATATAAAATAAGGATTTTCAAAATAACAAAATTAATTTCCGAAGAATGCATGCTCAACGAAGTAGTTATACCTATAAAAAGAGCTGTGAGAGTACTAACAATAGGACCTACAATAGGAACTATATGCAAGAGTGCAGAAAAAGCGGCGATGGTCAAGGGGTATTGTATTTCAAAAATATACAAGAGGGAAGCACTTATTACAAAAATGAGAGAAATTTGTAATGCAATGCCTTTAATATAACTTTCTAATAATTTCTCTATTGTCAAAAGGGTATTTATATACACTTCAAAGTATTTATTAGGTATAATGTTTATAATATTTATCCTTATATGACCTTTTTCTAATAACAGAAAAAAAGTAATAAATAACACTGCGAATAGCGTTATGAAAATATTTTTTGTGAAAATAAATACAATGTTAATGGTAGATAAAATATTAATCTTGCCAATTATATCTAACATCCAATGTTTCAAAGATTCTATTATAAAAATCTCTTTTTCTAAAATTTTCTTTTTCACTAATGTCTTCTCAAAGTTTGCTATTGGTTGTTTTATATTTCCCCAAATATCCTCAAAGTTAAGAGAAGAAATTATCTCTATTTCTTCCGATATCAAAGGAACAAAAAGAAATATAAAAAAAGCAGCAAAACAAATAATAAGAGAAAAAGAAATTATAATACCAAAAAAACGAGGTATTTTATGATGAAAAACATTTATAGATTCTAACTTATGTATAAATGGTTTTAATAAAGTGCAGAGTATCAGCGATATAATAATGTAAAAAAATATACTACTGAAATACCAAAGAACTGCTATGAGTAATAGAACAGTGAGAACAACACTCCTGATAAATTTTTTATACATATTGTACTTTATTGACACTTATTCCATTACAAAAGGGTAATCTGCTTGAGCATAGACATCTTTAAAGGCATCTTGCATAGTAGGAAATGGAGACGATTCTGCAAAATCCACGCTTTCCTGCACCTGTTTTTTAACCTTTTCATCTATTAATGCTATTCCATCTAATGAAAGCATTTGTTCAGAGAGTATAATATTTCTTACATGTTCTATAGGATCTAAAGATTTATACTCTTCTAATTCTTCTTTTGTTCTATATTTTTGTGGGTCTGACATAGAATGTCCTTTGTATCTATAAGTTCTAAACTCCAAAAGAGTCGGCCCCTCCCCTGCTCTTGCTCTCTTTGCAGCTTCTTCTACATGGATATGAACTTCTTCTACTTGCATTGCATTTACAGGAAAAGACGGCATATCATAAGCACTTCCTAATTTATAGAGTTCAGTAACATTAGATGTTCTTTTTACAGAAGTTCCCATAGCATATCCATTATTTTCTATTGCAAATATAACAGGTAATTTCCAAAGCATAGCAAGGTTTAATGCCTCGTGAAATGCCCCCTGTCTTACTGCTCCATCTCCCATATAAGTGATACAAACATTGTTTGTTTTTTTATATTTTTCTGCAAATGCTATTCCTGCTCCGAGGGGTATTTGTCCACC encodes the following:
- a CDS encoding PD-(D/E)XK nuclease family transposase; its protein translation is MKKEKPRALISFDWAMKSILRQKSSFEILEGLFSTILQEDITIDAIMETESNKEYSQDKYTRTDIQVRNEKGDIYIVEVQYTYEVYYFHRIIFGAAVAIKEYLKEKTEFDNIKRVISITIAYANLGEGTDYVYKGNNHFYGIHDHSELGLDTKQKKKYNIQTLKEIFPEYWIIRLKQYNDQLYDELDQWIYFFKNSTIKKEFRAKGLQKAVIKLDEIKTFENDTHGYNEYIKYILSRNSEISQKEDD
- a CDS encoding AI-2E family transporter — its product is MYKKFIRSVVLTVLLLIAVLWYFSSIFFYIIISLILCTLLKPFIHKLESINVFHHKIPRFFGIIISFSLIICFAAFFIFLFVPLISEEIEIISSLNFEDIWGNIKQPIANFEKTLVKKKILEKEIFIIESLKHWMLDIIGKINILSTINIVFIFTKNIFITLFAVLFITFFLLLEKGHIRINIINIIPNKYFEVYINTLLTIEKLLESYIKGIALQISLIFVISASLLYIFEIQYPLTIAAFSALLHIVPIVGPIVSTLTALFIGITTSLSMHSSEINFVILKILILYSIVYGLDNILFQPIIFSKSVKAHPLEIFVAIICGGEIAGIEGMIFAIPFYTIIRVMTIAIFRNYREYTIFK
- the pdhA gene encoding pyruvate dehydrogenase (acetyl-transferring) E1 component subunit alpha is translated as MSKNKQSKKGAFSKERYIFWYENMQLIRKFEDKCGQLYGQQKIRGFCHLYIGQEACVSGAVSALNEGDKYITAYRDHAHPLALNTNPNYVMAELFGKGTGVSKGKGGSMHIFDVKNGFYGGHGIVGGQIPLGAGIAFAEKYKKTNNVCITYMGDGAVRQGAFHEALNLAMLWKLPVIFAIENNGYAMGTSVKRTSNVTELYKLGSAYDMPSFPVNAMQVEEVHIHVEEAAKRARAGEGPTLLEFRTYRYKGHSMSDPQKYRTKEELEEYKSLDPIEHVRNIILSEQMLSLDGIALIDEKVKKQVQESVDFAESSPFPTMQDAFKDVYAQADYPFVME